Proteins encoded in a region of the Megalops cyprinoides isolate fMegCyp1 chromosome 3, fMegCyp1.pri, whole genome shotgun sequence genome:
- the camkk1a gene encoding calcium/calmodulin-dependent protein kinase kinase 1 isoform X1, with protein MAMSTDPGRAPELDSEHQTELADMVAAIDVAADKDGRANGVKNGTQEPGAKKPAPRPLLSNRKLSLQERGTYLAAGGSSYSHISPRVARRPTIESKRVSISDAQDCIQLNQYKLKSEIGKGSYGVVKLAYNEDDDKYYAMKVVSKKKMMKQYGFPRRPPPRGPKAAQGEQAKVLGPLERVYQEIAILKKLDHLNIVKLVEVLDDPSEDNLHMVFELMQKGPVMEVPCENPFSEEQTRTYFRDIVLGIEYLHYQKIIHRDIKPSNLLLGDDGHVKIADFGVSNQFEGNDALLSSTAGTPAFMAPETLCDNRKSFSGKALDVWAMGVTLYCFVFGKCPFIDEYILALHNKIRTKPVEFPETPAISEDLKSLILRMLDKNPDTRITIPEIKLHPWVTQNGTDPLPLEEEHCTVVEVTEEEVQNSVKFVPSLSAVILVKAMLRKRSFSNPFECPSRREERSMSAPGNLLMDTWLFRSSLKLHPSLRKGSSGEGSREGELEDLHEDEPSA; from the exons ATGGCCATGAGCACCGACCCCGGCCGCGCGCCGGAGCTGGACTCGGAGCACCAGACGGAGCTGGCCGACATGGTGGCCGCCATCGACGTGGCCGCCGACAAGGACGGCCGGGCCAACGGCGTGAAGAACGGGACGCAGGAGCCCGGCGCCAAGAAGCCGGCCCCGCGGCCCCTGCTGTCCAACAGGAAGCTGTCCCTGCAGGAGCGCGGGACCTACCTGGCGGCGGGCGGCTCCAGCTACTCCCACATCTCCCCGAGAGTGGCCCGCCGGCCCACCATCGAGTCCAAGCGCGTGTCCATCTCCGACGCCCAG GACTGTATCCAGCTGAACCAGTACAAGCTGAAAAGTGAAATAGGAAAG GGCTCGTATGGTGTGGTGAAACTGGCGTATAACGAAGATGATGACAAGTATTAT GCAATGAAAGTTGTCTCcaagaagaagatgatgaagcAGTATGGATTTCCAC GTCGTCCCCCTCCCAGAGGACCTAAAGCAGCCCAGGGGGAGCAGGCTAAGGTCCTGGGGCCTCTGGAGAGGGTGTACCAAGAGATCGCCATTCTCAAGAAACTGGACCACCTCAACATTGTCAAACTAGTGGAG GTCCTCGACGATCCATCTGAAGATAACCTTCATATGG TATTTGAGCTTATGCAGAAAGG TCCGGTGATGGAGGTCCCCTGCGAAAACCCTTTCTCAGAGGAACAGACTCGCACCTACTTCAGAGACATCGTCCTGGGCATAGAATACT TGCACTATCAGAAGATCATCCACCGAGACATCAAGCCCTCCAACCTGCTCCTAGGGGACGACGGCCACGTCAAGATCGCCGACTTCGGCGTCAGCAACCAGTTTGAGGGAAACGATGCGCTGCTGTCCAGCACGGCCGGGACCCCTGCCTTCATGGCTCCCGAGACCCTGTGTGACAACCGCAAGAGTTTCAGCGGGAAG GCCCTGGATGTATGGGCGATGGGAGTGACCCTCTACTGTTTCGTGTTTGGGAAG TGCCCTTTTATAGACGAGTACATCCTCGCTCTGCACAATAAGATTAGGACAAAACCTGTGGAGTTCCCCGAGAC GCCAGCCATCAGTGAGGACCTGAAATCGCTCATTCTGAGAATGCTGGACAAGAACCCTGACACGAGAATCACCATCCCAGAGATCAAG CTGCACCCTTGGGTGACTCAGAACGGCACTGACCCGCTGCCCTTGGAGGAGGAGCACTGCACCGTGGTGGAGGTgacggaggaggaggtgcagaacTCGGTCAAGTTCGTCCCCAGCCTCTCCGCCGTG ATCCTGGTTAAAGCCATGCTGAGGAAGCGCTCCTTCAGTAACCCCTTCGAGTGTccgagcaggagagaggagaggtccATGTCCGCCCCCGGGAACCTGCTCAT GGACACCTGGCTGTTCCGCTCCTCTCTAAAACTCCACCCCTCATTAAG
- the camkk1a gene encoding calcium/calmodulin-dependent protein kinase kinase 1 isoform X2 — MAMSTDPGRAPELDSEHQTELADMVAAIDVAADKDGRANGVKNGTQEPGAKKPAPRPLLSNRKLSLQERGTYLAAGGSSYSHISPRVARRPTIESKRVSISDAQDCIQLNQYKLKSEIGKGSYGVVKLAYNEDDDKYYAMKVVSKKKMMKQYGFPRRPPPRGPKAAQGEQAKVLGPLERVYQEIAILKKLDHLNIVKLVEVLDDPSEDNLHMVFELMQKGPVMEVPCENPFSEEQTRTYFRDIVLGIEYLHYQKIIHRDIKPSNLLLGDDGHVKIADFGVSNQFEGNDALLSSTAGTPAFMAPETLCDNRKSFSGKALDVWAMGVTLYCFVFGKCPFIDEYILALHNKIRTKPVEFPETPAISEDLKSLILRMLDKNPDTRITIPEIKLHPWVTQNGTDPLPLEEEHCTVVEVTEEEVQNSVKFVPSLSAVILVKAMLRKRSFSNPFECPSRREERSMSAPGNLLMKGSSGEGSREGELEDLHEDEPSA; from the exons ATGGCCATGAGCACCGACCCCGGCCGCGCGCCGGAGCTGGACTCGGAGCACCAGACGGAGCTGGCCGACATGGTGGCCGCCATCGACGTGGCCGCCGACAAGGACGGCCGGGCCAACGGCGTGAAGAACGGGACGCAGGAGCCCGGCGCCAAGAAGCCGGCCCCGCGGCCCCTGCTGTCCAACAGGAAGCTGTCCCTGCAGGAGCGCGGGACCTACCTGGCGGCGGGCGGCTCCAGCTACTCCCACATCTCCCCGAGAGTGGCCCGCCGGCCCACCATCGAGTCCAAGCGCGTGTCCATCTCCGACGCCCAG GACTGTATCCAGCTGAACCAGTACAAGCTGAAAAGTGAAATAGGAAAG GGCTCGTATGGTGTGGTGAAACTGGCGTATAACGAAGATGATGACAAGTATTAT GCAATGAAAGTTGTCTCcaagaagaagatgatgaagcAGTATGGATTTCCAC GTCGTCCCCCTCCCAGAGGACCTAAAGCAGCCCAGGGGGAGCAGGCTAAGGTCCTGGGGCCTCTGGAGAGGGTGTACCAAGAGATCGCCATTCTCAAGAAACTGGACCACCTCAACATTGTCAAACTAGTGGAG GTCCTCGACGATCCATCTGAAGATAACCTTCATATGG TATTTGAGCTTATGCAGAAAGG TCCGGTGATGGAGGTCCCCTGCGAAAACCCTTTCTCAGAGGAACAGACTCGCACCTACTTCAGAGACATCGTCCTGGGCATAGAATACT TGCACTATCAGAAGATCATCCACCGAGACATCAAGCCCTCCAACCTGCTCCTAGGGGACGACGGCCACGTCAAGATCGCCGACTTCGGCGTCAGCAACCAGTTTGAGGGAAACGATGCGCTGCTGTCCAGCACGGCCGGGACCCCTGCCTTCATGGCTCCCGAGACCCTGTGTGACAACCGCAAGAGTTTCAGCGGGAAG GCCCTGGATGTATGGGCGATGGGAGTGACCCTCTACTGTTTCGTGTTTGGGAAG TGCCCTTTTATAGACGAGTACATCCTCGCTCTGCACAATAAGATTAGGACAAAACCTGTGGAGTTCCCCGAGAC GCCAGCCATCAGTGAGGACCTGAAATCGCTCATTCTGAGAATGCTGGACAAGAACCCTGACACGAGAATCACCATCCCAGAGATCAAG CTGCACCCTTGGGTGACTCAGAACGGCACTGACCCGCTGCCCTTGGAGGAGGAGCACTGCACCGTGGTGGAGGTgacggaggaggaggtgcagaacTCGGTCAAGTTCGTCCCCAGCCTCTCCGCCGTG ATCCTGGTTAAAGCCATGCTGAGGAAGCGCTCCTTCAGTAACCCCTTCGAGTGTccgagcaggagagaggagaggtccATGTCCGCCCCCGGGAACCTGCTCAT